In Pseudomonas sp. Q1-7, the genomic window GCCCGGTCGAAGTCTCGGGGCCCTATGGCTACTGGCTGGATGTACCGGCCGGCAGCCAGGGGCTGTCGAAGGTGATGCTGTTCTGCGAATGGCTGGACGCGCAGAGCGCGGGATGAAATCAGGCAATTCTTCCGCCGCAGGCTGGCGCCGAGCGTAGCGTGTCCCAACAGCGATGGGTTTCGTACCTCTACCCATCCTACGTTCAGCTCCCAGCCCGTTCCCGCGTAGGTTGGTGTAGAGCGCAGCGAAACCCAACGCCACGAAACGATGGGTTTCGTGCCTCTACCCATCCTACGTCCCGCTCCCAGCCCACTCCCGCGTAGGTTGATGTAGAGCGCAGCGAAACCCAACACCCCGAAACGATGGGTTTCGTACCTCTACCCATCCTACGTCCAGCTCCCAGCCCGCTCCCGCGTAGGTTGGTGTAGAGCGTAGCGAAACCCAACGCTGTAGTGGTCAACCCATTCCGGACAGTGGGTTAAGTTTTTCTTCGGCCACCGCAGGTGGCAGTCCGTCGTTGAACTGATGCGGCCTGATCCAGTTGTAACGGTGCATCAGGTAATGACTGATGTCCCGTTGAGCTTCCTGGGCGGTCAGGTATCCGGTCGTTGGTACCCATTCCGACTTCAGGCTTCGGAACAGGCGCTCCATCGGCGAGTTGTCCCAGCAATTACCCCGACGGCTCATGCTCTGCTGCATCCGGTAACGCCACAGCCGCTGGCGGAACAGGCGGCTGGCGTACTGGCTGCCCTGATCCGAATGGAACATTACCTGTTGTGGCTTGCCGCGTTGCTCGTAAGCCATGTCCAGGGCCTTGATTACCAACTCGGCATCCGGTTTGGCCGAGAACGCCCAGCCAACTACCCGACGGGTATGTAGATCCAGCACTGCGGCCAGGTAATGCCAGCGACCTTGCGCCCAGACATAGGTGATGTCGCCACACCAGACCTGATTGGGAGTTTCGGTCGTGAACTCGCGATTCAGCCGATTCGGAATATCTGGTCGTTCAACAGTGGCTTGCTTGTAGGCGTGCGAGCCCGGCTGCTTGCTGACCAGGCCCAGTTCACGCATTAGCCGGCGTACACGAAAACGGCCAATCGTCTCGCCACTCTCGCGCAGCATGCCCAAGATGCTCCGGCTTCCGGCCGAGCCTCGACTCTGACTGAACAACTGATTGACCTGGCTGCGTAGCGCCACGCGGCGAGCATCGATACGGCGACATCGAAGACGATGGGCGTAGTAGCAAGAGCGCGCCACATCGAAGGCTGAACAGACCACCTCTACCGGCTCCTGCTCACTCAACTGGTCTATCAGCGCGTACGATCGAGTTCGTCTGACATCAAGAGAGCGGTAGCCTTCCTAAGAAACACCTTCGACGGCCTGTAGCGTGAAGCCGAATTCGGCTGCTCGCCGGTGCAGGCCTCTGACCACGCGCTCGCGATATTTTTGCTCATAGTGGTCGGCTCCCGGATCCTGATAAGCCATGCCGAAGCGCATCGCGTTGTAGAACAGGATGGCGATCTTGCGCGCCGTGGCGGTCACCGCCTTGGCCTTGCCGATACGCGCCGACAAGCGTCGATAAAAAGCGCCCAACGCCGTGTTCGTTCTGCCAGTGGTTACGGCAGCCAACCGGAGATGGGCTGTCACCCGATTCTTGGTCTTGCGCGTGTGTGCCGAGAGCACTTTGCCGCCGCTGATCCGGCAACCCGGCGCTAAGGTCAGCCAGGAGGTGAAGTGCTGGGCGGTACGCCAGCGGCTCAGATCGGTACCGCACTCGGCGACTAACCGCAGTGCCAGGTAGGGGCCGATGCCGTGGATCTGGGTCAGATCGACGCCGACCAGTTGATAGAGCAAGACACGGACATCGAAGTTGAGCGCGTTCGGCTGTCGCGCGCGGTGGCGTGGCTTCGGTAGCGGTTCACTGGGTGAGGGGCGCTGCCGGGCGAGCCGCTGCAGGCTCTCGGCAATCTGCTGGTCGCAGACTTCAAGCTGCGCCTGATAGGCGTCGTACATGGCCAATGCCTGCGCCAGGGCAAACACATGTTCCGGCTGGTAATTGCCCACCAGGGCACTCTGGATGGTCTCAACGCTCGACTTGCAGCGGGTATCGCGCAGGGTTGCCAGTGTCGCCGCGTTGCGCTCGCCGGCGACGATCGCCCGGATGATGCGCATGCCGGTGGCCCCGGTAATGTCGGCGACCACATGCTGCAATTGCAGGTTCATGTGGGTGAGCGCCTTCTGCATGTGCTGGATATGCGCCGCGGCGTAATCGAGGTGGCGTTCGCGCAAACGTAGATAACTGCGTAACGCTGCGATCTCGCGCTCGGGATGGAAACTGGCCCGCAGCAAGCCACAGGCATGCAGACGCTGGATCCACTGCGCATCGTTGACGTCGGTCTTGCGCCCAGGCACAGCGCGGGCATCGCGCGCATTGGCCAGCACGACGTGCAAACCGTGGCTCTCGAGAATCTCGTAAACCGGAATCCAATACACCCCGGTCGACTCCATCGCCACCGTGGTGACGCCCAGCTCGACCAGCCAAGCGGCCATGCGCTCCAGGTCGGCGGTAAACGCCTTGAAGGTTTGCACCGGCTCTTCGGCGAGATCGATGGGCACGGCCACCACATGGAAGCGCGATCCGATGTCGATGCCGGCTGCACGCTGGTGAATCACTGGCAGACCCTGCCGCTGTGAACTGGACGTTTTCATGAGAACCCTCCACTTACCGGATGTACTGGACGGGGACTCGGATCAGATCACATTCCTAAACGGGGTCACGAAACGCGCCACCACTCACGGGTCCGCAGCTTCCCCTGGGTCAGGTTTTTTGACGGGGACTGAGCCTCCAAAAAGCAGACGACCACTGTCCAGCGCTGTCAGTGTAGTGGTCGTGTTTCTAGCCCAATGGGGCGCGGTGCGCCGGGGAGGCGGTTTTTTAATATCGCTTTCTCCCGCTCCAGCCGGTTGATCCGGGCTTCCAGCTCTTGGATCTTCTGCTGCTCGGGCGTCAGCGCCTTGCTCTTCGGGGTGACTCCCTGGCGCTCATCTTGGAGCTGTTTCACCCAGCGGCGTAATGCCGAGTCCACGACGCCCAGCGAACGGCAGGCTTCGATATGGCTGTAGCCTTGATCCAGTACCAAGGCCGCTGCCTCTCGCTTGAACTCGGCGGAAAACGTACGTCGTTGCTTGCTCATCAGACACCTCTTTCACGGCGAGGATTTTCGCCTAAATCGGTGTCCGGGATCAGTAGACCACTACACGCCACGAAACGATGGGTTTCGTACCTCTACCCATCCTACGTTCAGCTCCCAGTCCACTCCCGCGTAGGTTGGTGTAGAGCGCAGCGAAACCCAACGCCACGAAACGATGGGTTTCGTGCCTCTACCCGTCCTACGTCCAGATCCCAGCCCGTTCCCGCGTAGGTTGGTGTAGAGCGCAGCGAAACCCAACGCCACGAAACGATGGGTTTCGTACCTCTACCCATCCTACGTTCAGCTCCCAGTCCACTCCCGCGTAGGTTGGTGTAGAGCGCAGCGAAACCCAACGCCACGAAACGATGGGTTTCGTGCCTCTACCCATCCTACGTCCCGCTCCCAGCCCGCTCCCGCGTAGGTTGGTGTAGAGCGCAGCGAAACCCAACGCCACGAAACAATGGGTTTCGTGCCTCTACCCATCCTACGTTCAGCCCCAGCCCGTTCCCGCGTAGGTTGGTGTAGAGCGCAGCGAAACCCAACGTTGGCGGGCGACGGGGCCGCTCGTTGGGCTTCGCATGGCCCGGCCACACCCTACAAGAGCGACCCACCTGCGGTCATGCCAGCGGCCGCCTTGCCTTCACCCTCCTCGGCCTGGCCGGCTTCGGTCAGGGACAGGGCCTTGGTTTCCGGCGCCCAGGCCCACGACACCAGGGCCCCGAACACCAGCACACCGCCCAGCACCGCCATGGTCGGGTTGAGGCCGATGCCGGCCACGCTCACCGGCAGCAGGAAGGTGCTGATGGCCGAGCCCAGGCGGCTGGCGGCGGTGGCCAGACCCACGCCGCTGGCGCGCACGTCGGTCGGGAAGCTTTCCGCCGGAAACACGCCCACCAGGTTGCTCACCGCCGACAGCACCAGGGTGAAGACGCCGAACAACGCCACCATTGCCCAGGTCGCGCTGCCAGGCATGGCCACCAGCAGGAACAACGAGGCGGCGAGGACCCAGAAGGAGCCGATGAGGAAGCCGCGCCGGCTGAACTTCACCGTGCACCAGATGCCCGCCAGGGCGCCCAGCACCAGCAGCGCGTTGAGCATCATTTCGGTACCCATGCCTTCGGCCAGGCCCATCTTCGCCAGGATCGACGGCAGGAAGGTGTAGATGGCGAAGTACGGCATCACGATGCAGATGAAGAACAGGCAGTTGAAGGCGGTCCGTTTGCGGTACTCACGGCTGAACAGCACGGCATAGCCGCCCTGCCGCTGCTGCGGGCGTTCGTCCTCCAGTTCGACGTGCGGGCCGATGTGCTTGTGCACGATGGCCCGGGCTTCTTCGACGCGCCCCTGGTTCACCAGCCAGCGCGGCGATTCCGGGGTGCCGATGCGGGCGATCAGGATGATCGCGGCGGGAATCGCCGAAGAGGCCAGCATCCAGCGCCACGCATCGTCGCCCAGGCTGAGCATCGCGGTGCCGATGAAGGTGGCGGCCACATAGCCGAAGGTCCAGATCACGCTGAACGAGCCGAGCAACACCCCGCGATGCTTCTTCGGTGCGAACTCCGCCAGCAGCGTATGGCCGACGCTGTAGTCGCCGCCCAGGCCGATGCCGATCAGCACCCTGAGCAGGAACAACTGCATGGCGCTTTCGGCGTGGAACTGCAGCACCGAGGCCAGGGTAATCAGCACGAAGCTGACGACGAAGATCTTCTGCCGCCCGACGTAGTCGGATATCCAGCCGAAGAACAGGCTGCCGAGGAACAGACCGATCAGCGCCGAGCTGCCGATCAGCCCCTGCCAGAACGGATCGAGCTGCATCTGCGGGCTGATCAGGGTAAAGGCAATGCCGATCAGGCCGAGGATGTAGCCATCGGTGAAATGGGCGCCGAAGGTGAGGCCGGCGATCTTGATATGGAACCGGCCCAGCGGGACGTCATCCAGCTTGGTGGTGTGTGTCATGTTTATCTCCCGTTTCTTGTTGTACGCCGTGGCGTGGTGTTGGGAGCGGGACTCCGGATGAGTCCCGCGACAGGGGCGTCAGAGGCCGCCCATCAGCACGTACTTGATCTCCAGGTAGTCCTCGATTCCGTACTTCGAGCCTTCGCGGCCCAGGCCTGATTCCTTGATGCCGCCAAAGGGCGCCACTTCGGTGGAAATGATCCCTTCGTTGATGCCCACCATCCCCGCTTCCAGGCCTTCGGCCACGCGCCAGACGCGGCCGATGTCGCGGCTGTAGAAGTAGGCGGAAAGGCCGTAGGGCGTGTCGTTGGCGCGGGCCAGCACCTCGGCTTCGTCCTTGAAGCGGAAGCAGGCGGCGACAGGGCCGAAGGTTTCTTCGCTGGCGATGAGCATGTCCGGCGTGGCGTCGCCCAGTACGGTCGGCTCGAAGAAGGTGCCGCCCAGGGCGTGGCGACGGCCGCCGCAGATCAGCGTCGCGCCCTTCTCCAGGGCATCGCCCACGTGCTGCTCCACCTTGGCCAGGGCCGCTTCGTTGATCAGCGGGCCCTGCTCGGTCTCGCCTTCCAGGGCGGCGCCGACGCGCAGGGCGCGCACGGCCTCGGCGAGCTTGCGGGTAAAGGCCTCGTACACCGCGTCCTGGACGAAGAAGCGGTTGACGCAGACGCAGGTCTGCCCGGTGTTGCGGAACTTGGACGCCATGGCGCCCTTCACCGCCGCGTCGATGTCGGCGTCGTCGAAGACGATGAAGGGGGCGTTACCGCCCAGCTCCAGCGAGACTTTCTTCAGGGTGTCCGCCGCCTGGCGCATCAGCAGCTTGCCGGTGCGGGTGGAGCCGGTGAAGCTCAGCTTGCGCACGCTGGCGGAGGCCTGCAGGGCAGCGCCGATAGCCGGGGCGTCGCCGGAAACGATGTTGAACACCCCGGCCGGGATGCCCGCCTCCTCGGCCAGCACGGCCAGGGCGAAGGCGGACAGCGGCGTTTCTTCAGAGGGCTTGAGGATCATCGTGCAGCCCGCCGCCAGGGCCGGGCCCACCTTGCGGGTGACCATGGCCAGGGGGAAGTTCCAGGGCGTGATGGCCGCCACAACGCCTATCGGCTCCTTGGTCAGGATGATGCGTGCATCCGTCTTGTGGCTGGGGATCACGTCGCCATAGACGCGCTTGGCCTCCTCGGCGAACCACTCGAGGAAACTGGCGGCGTAGACCACCTCGCCCATGGCCTCGGCCAGCGGCTTGCCCTGTTCGCGACTGAGCAGCTCGGCCAGCTCGCGCTGACTGGCCAGCATCCCCTCGGCCCAGCGACGCAACGCCTGGCTGCGCTGCTTGGCGGTGAGCGCCCGCCAGCCCGGCAGGGCGCGTTCGGCGGCGCCGAGGGCGAGTTGGGTCGCCTCGGCCCCGCCGCGCGCCACTTCGGCGATCAGCTCGCCGTTGGCCGGGTTGCGCACCGCGTAGTGGGCGCCCTCCTCCAGCCAGCGGCCGTCGATGTAATGCCCCTTGCGCAGCAACCGGCTCATGCCACGGCCTCCTGCGCTTGGAACGCTTCGCGGGCCGGGCGGGCGACGCGGAGGATGCGCTGGCCGGCGGTGTAGTCGTTGATCAGGTCGCAGGGGGTGTAGTTGCGCTCCAGCTCATAGCGTTCTTCCGCGTCCAGGCGGGTTTCCAGGGCGGCCAGGGCGCTGTCGAACTGCTCGGTGGAGTCGGCGCCCACCAGCATGCAGTCCACGCCCGGATGGTTGAGCACCCAGGCCTGGGCGATCTGCGCGTTGGAAACGCCACGGGCGCGAGCCACGCGCTGCACCGAACGGGCGATCTCGAAGGACGCCTCGTCGGCGTACATCTGCTGGGTGAAGAAGTCGGTCTGGTTGCGGGTGGACTGCGCGTCGCCGGTCAGCAGTCCGCGTGCCAGCGGGCTGAACACCGAGACGCCGAGGCCCTGGTCGCGGCAGAAGGGGATCATCTCGCGCTCTTCTTCGCGGTAGGCGCAATTCAGCTGCAACTGCATGTTGATCGGCTTGACCCAGCCATTGCGCTCGCAGGCCATGAGGATTTTCGCCAACTGGCCGGTGAGCATGGTGGAGACGCCGATGTAGCGCGCCTTGCCGGCTTTGACGATGTCGTTCAGGGCCTCCATGGTCTCTTCCACCGGGGTATTCAGGTCGAAGAAATGCAGCATGTAGAGGTCGACGTAATCCATGCCCAGGCGCGTCAGCGACGCGTCAATGCTATCGAGGATGTGTTTGCGCGAGTGGCCGCTGGCGTTGATCCCTTCGCGGGTGCCGTAGCCGACCTTGGTGGTGACCACCACGTCCTCGCGGCGCACCAGGCGCTTGAGGATGCGCCCCACCACTTCTTCGCCCACGCCGGCGGAATAGAAGTCGGCCAGGTCGATGAAGTTCACGCCCTTGTCCAGGGCGTGGCGGATGATCGGCTCGCTCTTCTGTTCGTCGAAGATCCAGGGCTTCCACTGGGGGGTGCCCATGTTCATGGTGCCGAGGCAGAGCTTGGAAACCTGCAGGCCGGAATGGCCGAGACGGGTGTATTGCATGGCGACCACCTCAGGCTTTCGGGGTGTAGAACGGGTTGGCGATAGCTCCCGCCACGTCGGCCAGCTGGGCGCGGGATGGCAGACCGGACAGCGCCGCGCGGATCGCGGTGCGGCAGGCGTTGTAGTTGTTCAGGTAGACGGCATCCAGGTCGTCGCAGGCGGGGTTGACCCAGTTGGCGGTGACGATGGCCCATTCGTCCTCGGCCTCCGGCGGCAGGGTGCCGTCCAGCAGGGCCTCGGTGACGGCCTTGGCGATGCCGGCCTGGGACGCCCCCCAGGTGGCGTTGGCATGCAGGTCGCCGCTGATCTCGGCCTTGTTCACGTAGAGGGTCATGGGCTTGACCGGCACATTGGGCTGGGCAATGACCATGAACGGGCAATGGCCCTGGCTGGGCGACGCCAGGCTGTTGGCGAACGCCTGGCCGGCCGGGCCGTTGCGCGGACCGATCAGGATGTTGATGTGGGCGGCGTTGACGCCGGGGCCTTCGAAGCCTTCGCCGATATAGAGGTCGAGTTGTTTCATGGCAGTCATCCTCGGGAGGTTGCGTAAAAGTCGGGTACGCCGCAGTGCCTCACCCGCACGCGATGGCGGGCTGGGAGCGCAGGGGAAAACGCGACGGAGGGGAGCGGAAAGGAACGGTCTCAACCCACGGCAACAGCGCGCCGAGGCAGCCGTAGGCAGGCCTGAACCCGAGGCGGGATAGGACATTCATGGTTGCGGTGCTCGTTGTTGTTGTTGGGAGAGCCGGGCCGGTGGATCCAGCCGCAGCGATTTTTAGCACCGCCCACCGCACCGCCAGTAACCATAAAAACGCAAGGGGCCATGACAAAATCTCATAGGCATGACTCGCCAGTAACATGCGTTTTTCGAATGTTTCACCCCGAATTTAATCGTTTGTTCACCGGCTCGCGGCGAACAACACTGGCGCACCCTCACACAACAACAATTCGAGGATCGTCAACGTGCCCTACCCGTCTCGTGCCCTGCCCGGACTGTCCGCCGCCACCCTGCTGCTGTGCAGCCTGCCACTCATGGCCGCTGAGGACGCCAAGCCTGCGGAAGGCTTCTTCGAAGGCAGCTCGCTCAAGCTGATCAACCGCAACTTCTACTTCAACCGTGATTTCCGCAGCCGTGGCGATGGCCTGTTCAACGGCCGCCAGCAGAGCTATCGCGAGGAGTGGGCCCAGGGTTTCCAGGGTTTCTACAGCTCCGGCTATACCCAGGGCACGGTCGGCGTGGGTGTCGACGCCCACGCCCTGCTCGGCGTGAAGCTGGACAGCGGTGGCGGCACCTCGGGGACCAACCTGCTGCCGCTGGACAGCCAGCGCCATGCCGAAGACGACTACTCCGCCGCCGGCGCCGCCCTCAAACTGCGCGCCTTCGACAGCGAACTGAAGCTGGGCGACCTGTTTCCCATCACCCCGGTGTTCCAGCGCGGCGACGGCCGCCTGCTGCCCCAGAGCT contains:
- a CDS encoding IS110 family transposase produces the protein MKTSSSQRQGLPVIHQRAAGIDIGSRFHVVAVPIDLAEEPVQTFKAFTADLERMAAWLVELGVTTVAMESTGVYWIPVYEILESHGLHVVLANARDARAVPGRKTDVNDAQWIQRLHACGLLRASFHPEREIAALRSYLRLRERHLDYAAAHIQHMQKALTHMNLQLQHVVADITGATGMRIIRAIVAGERNAATLATLRDTRCKSSVETIQSALVGNYQPEHVFALAQALAMYDAYQAQLEVCDQQIAESLQRLARQRPSPSEPLPKPRHRARQPNALNFDVRVLLYQLVGVDLTQIHGIGPYLALRLVAECGTDLSRWRTAQHFTSWLTLAPGCRISGGKVLSAHTRKTKNRVTAHLRLAAVTTGRTNTALGAFYRRLSARIGKAKAVTATARKIAILFYNAMRFGMAYQDPGADHYEQKYRERVVRGLHRRAAEFGFTLQAVEGVS
- a CDS encoding MFS transporter; the encoded protein is MTHTTKLDDVPLGRFHIKIAGLTFGAHFTDGYILGLIGIAFTLISPQMQLDPFWQGLIGSSALIGLFLGSLFFGWISDYVGRQKIFVVSFVLITLASVLQFHAESAMQLFLLRVLIGIGLGGDYSVGHTLLAEFAPKKHRGVLLGSFSVIWTFGYVAATFIGTAMLSLGDDAWRWMLASSAIPAAIILIARIGTPESPRWLVNQGRVEEARAIVHKHIGPHVELEDERPQQRQGGYAVLFSREYRKRTAFNCLFFICIVMPYFAIYTFLPSILAKMGLAEGMGTEMMLNALLVLGALAGIWCTVKFSRRGFLIGSFWVLAASLFLLVAMPGSATWAMVALFGVFTLVLSAVSNLVGVFPAESFPTDVRASGVGLATAASRLGSAISTFLLPVSVAGIGLNPTMAVLGGVLVFGALVSWAWAPETKALSLTEAGQAEEGEGKAAAGMTAGGSLL
- a CDS encoding NAD-dependent succinate-semialdehyde dehydrogenase, producing MSRLLRKGHYIDGRWLEEGAHYAVRNPANGELIAEVARGGAEATQLALGAAERALPGWRALTAKQRSQALRRWAEGMLASQRELAELLSREQGKPLAEAMGEVVYAASFLEWFAEEAKRVYGDVIPSHKTDARIILTKEPIGVVAAITPWNFPLAMVTRKVGPALAAGCTMILKPSEETPLSAFALAVLAEEAGIPAGVFNIVSGDAPAIGAALQASASVRKLSFTGSTRTGKLLMRQAADTLKKVSLELGGNAPFIVFDDADIDAAVKGAMASKFRNTGQTCVCVNRFFVQDAVYEAFTRKLAEAVRALRVGAALEGETEQGPLINEAALAKVEQHVGDALEKGATLICGGRRHALGGTFFEPTVLGDATPDMLIASEETFGPVAACFRFKDEAEVLARANDTPYGLSAYFYSRDIGRVWRVAEGLEAGMVGINEGIISTEVAPFGGIKESGLGREGSKYGIEDYLEIKYVLMGGL
- a CDS encoding aldo/keto reductase → MQYTRLGHSGLQVSKLCLGTMNMGTPQWKPWIFDEQKSEPIIRHALDKGVNFIDLADFYSAGVGEEVVGRILKRLVRREDVVVTTKVGYGTREGINASGHSRKHILDSIDASLTRLGMDYVDLYMLHFFDLNTPVEETMEALNDIVKAGKARYIGVSTMLTGQLAKILMACERNGWVKPINMQLQLNCAYREEEREMIPFCRDQGLGVSVFSPLARGLLTGDAQSTRNQTDFFTQQMYADEASFEIARSVQRVARARGVSNAQIAQAWVLNHPGVDCMLVGADSTEQFDSALAALETRLDAEERYELERNYTPCDLINDYTAGQRILRVARPAREAFQAQEAVA
- the fae gene encoding formaldehyde-activating enzyme, with product MKQLDLYIGEGFEGPGVNAAHINILIGPRNGPAGQAFANSLASPSQGHCPFMVIAQPNVPVKPMTLYVNKAEISGDLHANATWGASQAGIAKAVTEALLDGTLPPEAEDEWAIVTANWVNPACDDLDAVYLNNYNACRTAIRAALSGLPSRAQLADVAGAIANPFYTPKA